The Terrirubrum flagellatum nucleotide sequence ATGGCGGCGCGCATAGAGCGCGATGCGCTGCATGTAGAGATGATCATGGGCAAGCGCATGCGGGCGCGGGCCGACAAGCGACATCTCGCCGCGCAGCACGTTGAGAAGCTGTGGCAGCTCGTCAATGTTCCACCGGCGGAGGAAATGGCCAACGCGCGTGATGCGCGGATCGTTCGCCTGAGCCTGCTGGACATGCGCGCCGTCGTCGAGCGTCGTCATCGTCCGGAACTTGCAGATGCGGAACGGGCGCTGATTGAAGCCGTAGCGCCTCTGACGAAACAACGCCGGGCCGGGGCTGTCGAGCTTGATCAGCAGCATCACGACGAGCGCGAAGGGGGCGAGAAGCGTCAGCGCCGTCGCTGCGCCGACGACGTCCATAGCGCGCTTGATTGCAACCTCGAAGGTTGAGAGCGGCCGCCGCGTCAGCGACAACAATGAGATCGCGCCAATCTTCGACACCTTGGCGTCGGCGAAGCGATCGAGCATCCGGTCGGCGCCGAGATGGATCGAGGCTGGAATCGTGAGGAAATGATCGATGGCGCGATCCACGACCGCATCGCGATTGCGGTCGAGCAGGAGGAAGACATCGTCCGGGCTGCTCAGGCGCGCGCGCGCGACGGCTGCGCGAAGCTCCTTTTCCAGCGCTTCGGAATCGGGAGCGCGATCGTTCAGCGCGCTCGGGCTGATGTTGGCGAGGCCGACGACCTGCACGCCATGGTTGAGCGGCCAATGCCGGCTGACGAAAGAGAGCACCTCGGTGTCGACGCCCACGAGGAAGACGCGACGGGCGAGCATCGGCCCATTGCGGCTCAGGCGATGGACGACCGACATCACAAGGACGCGTCCACCAGCGAGAGCGAGATATCCGCAGATGTAGAACACCAGAAACGTGCCGCGCGAATAGACTGCGCTGGTCTTGGTCAGGAATGTCAGGCTGATTCCAAACAGGAAAGCCACGTTCCAACGTTTGAAGATCTGGAGAAGCTGCCCGTCAATGGTCAGATAATTCGGCAGCTCATAATCGCCACGAAGAATGCAAGGCGCGATGACGAACAGGGCGATGAGCGCGCCCATCTGAAGCTGGATTTCCGTAACCGCTGGCGATCCGTAAAACGTGTGATGGTAAATCGCGCCTGCGACCGATGCGCTGATGAAGATCGCGCCGACATCGATAGCCGGCGCCAACAACGCGAAAAGCGAGCGGAAACGGGGATCGGCCTGCCGGACCACAATGGGCCGCCTTGTCGCGGAATCCTCACGCGCTTGCGCGGCCGACTGGACGCTTGAACCATTCTGCACAATCTCAAAGTCGGCGGTCGTCACAGAGCGCTCCATTTTGGCACAGAAATCGACGCGTCTGTCGCAGCTAGCGTCGAATTCGATGTCGTTGACGGCTCCGGAGCACGCGCCGTTCCAGCACAACCCGACAGTTACGGTGAACGGTTCGTAAAGAAAGGGGAGGCATCATCCCCGGAGCATGCGGGCGTCGTGAGCGCCGTCTGACCAAGGGAAGGGTTTTGATGTCGTCGGTGGCGACCCGGGATTACGACGCCGGCGGATTGAGCGCGCCAGCCGCCGCGTCGGACCCGGCCGAGCGCAGTTTCGCTGAACTGATCGCGATCCTCGGACGCCGACTGCCGCTGATTGCGTCGGTCGCCGGCATCGTCGTTGGCGCGGCGTTGTTCTATACGCTGGTTGCAACACGCCTGTTCACGGCGTCCGCGGTGGTGCTGCTTGAACCCCGTTCGTCCGTCTCGCAGGCTGATGGGCTCCGCTATTCCTTCGCCAGCGACAGCGCGCTCGTCGACAGCCAGATGAAGCTTCTCAGCTCGGAGACCGTGTTGCGGCGCGCGGTCGAGCGGGAAGGGCTGCAGGAAGATCCCGAATTCGGCAGTCCATCCGGAGGACTTTGGCAGTCAGTGAAAAAGGCTCTGGGTCTCGCCAAGGACGATGCAGAGCAGCGCAGCGAGAACATTGCCGCGACGGTCTACGCCTTGTCGCAGGCGACAACGGTGAAGCGACCCGAGCGCACCTATGTGATGGAGGTGTCCGTCGTCTCGCGCGACGCAAAGAAGGCGGCGCGGCTCGCAAACGCGGTCGCCGAAGCTTACATCGCCGACCAGACCGATGCGCGCAGCGAAATCTCGCGACGCGAACAGGATTATCTCGAAGGCAATATCAGCCAGCTTCGCCAGAAGATCGAGAAGGCGGAAAACGATGTCGAAGCCTTCAAGCAGAAGAACGGCATCGTCGGCGCTTCAGGCAAGCTGGTGAGTGAGCAGCTTCTCACGGAAGTGAACACCGAACTCGCGGCCGCGCGCACCAAGACATCCGAGGCCAAGGCGCGCTATGATCAAGTGCGCCAGATCATCGCATCGGGAAAATCGATCGAGACCGCGCCGGATGCGCTGAAGTCGCCTGTCATCGACAAATTACGCAGCCAGTTCGCCGAGATTGTGCGGCAGGAGGCGAACGCCAAGATCACGCTGGGCGACCTTCATCCACAATATCGCGAGATTCAGCAGCAGTTGCGCGACACAAAACGGCTGATCTCCGAAGAGCTCGGCCGCATCGCAGAAGGCGCTCGCAACGATATGCGCGCGGCGGAGGCGAACGAGGCCAATATAGCGCGTCAGGTTGATCGGCTGAAACAGGAAACAACGGTCACCAACCAGGCGATGGTGCAGTTGCGCGAGCTTGAACGCGAGGTCGACACCAACAAGTCGATCCTCGACAATCTGCTCAAGGCGAAGGGTAACGTCACGCGCGACAGCGTCGATACGCCGATCGCGCGCGTCATCGCCCGCGCCGCGCCGCCCTTGTCGCCATCCAGTCCGCGTCGTGTTCCAATCATGTTGTTGGCGACGGCGATTGGCCTTGGGCTCGGCGTTGCTGCGGCGTTCGCGATGGAGGGGCTGCGGCCGCCCAAGGTGGCGAGCGCGAGCCCGCTACAGGCTGCGCAGTGGACGCCCCTGCTCCTTCCCGCGTCATCTGATCCGGATTATGTGAAAGCCATCGCTGATCTGACGGCTCGCGCGCCAGTGAAAGCGTCGTCAGGCGATCCCGGCACGCTTTTGTTTGTAAATTGTGGCGCGCCTTTCGCCGCGGAAATCGCCATGGATATTTCCCGCGCCGCCCTTGAGTCAGGGCGATCGGTTTTGCTGATCGAACTCAGCGCGCGCGCTGGCGGAATCACGCGCGCCGCTCCGCGCAACGCCGCCATTGGCGTGGTGGAGGTCGATGGCGTCGCGACGCTCGGAATTCTCGCCGCCGAGCGCGAGAAGAATCGCCTTGTCATCGCGCCGGGCGCGTTCGGCCAGCGCGGACTTGGAGCTCCTTCACTTGGCGGTCGCGCGGTCGCGCATTTCGGTCGCGCAAGCGATTTCGATCTGGTTGTCGGTTATGCGCCGGATTCGCGGGCGGATCGAAATGGCGCCTCGCAGTCCGGGTTGGTGATCGTCGCAATCGCGAATGGGCAGACCATCGACGACGGCGCGCGCGGCCTGATCGAAAGCGCCATGACCGAGGCGCCAGGGCGCTGCGTTGTGCTCGCAACGGGCTCCTGATCGTGCGGCACGGCTATGCGCCGGCAGGCGAGTTCGCCCGATATGCGACGCCGGCGGCGAAGCGGCGTCCGACATGGCGATCGCGAGCGGCTTCTCTGAGCGAGAAATTGACGATTTTTTCCGTCGCGCTGCTGTTCAGCGTCTCGACGATGCTGCTCAACCTGCTCGGTTATAATTACGAGGTGGCCGGCGGATCGCTCCTGGAAAAAATGCATCCTGGCGATCTCGTCGCCGTGGCGGCGTTCGGTCTGCTGTTTTTCTCGCGGCGACATCCCTTTCGGTTCGCGACCGATCTTCTCGCGCGTCATCTTGGCCTGACGATTTTCCTCGCCATCTGGTTTCTGCTACTTGTGTATCTCGTCATCGTGCAGAAGTCGCCATTCACGCCGATCATCGACACCTTCCTTCTGCCGATGATCATCTTCGCGCTGTTCGATCAGCAACGGGAGGCGATTTCCGCGCCGCTCGAGCGGTTCCTGCACGCTTTTATCGCGATCAACAGCCTGCTCGGCGTGTTCGAGGTCGTGACCGGCTGGCGGCTCATTCCCTATACGACGGCCGGCATCGAGATCACGGATGACTGGCGCGCGACCGCTCTCATGGGGCATCCGCTCGCCAATGCGCTGATGACGGGATGCTATCTTCTCGCGTTGCTGTTGCAGGGCGGAACGCGATTGAGCGGCGCGTGGCGGTTCCTTGCGATCGGGCTGACGTCAGCCGGCATGGTGGCGTTCGGTGGGCGCGCCGCGATGGTGCTTCTTTTTCTGTTCGCCGCGCCGCTGATCGCGCTCCGAACCGTGGGCAGTCTCGCCTACGGCCGCGCGACGCCGCTTCAGGCGGCGATGGCGACGCTTGGCGGCTTGTTTGTTGTCGGCTCCGTTGGCGCACTCGCTTCGGCCGGCGCCTTCGACCGTTTTATCGCGCGCTTCGTCGAGGATCAGGGCAGCGCCAAATCGCGCGTCGCGATGTTCGATCTGTTTGAGAGCATCTCCTGGCGCGACCTTCTGCTTGGCCCCGATCCCGCGCTGATCGACACGCTCAAGCAGATTGAGGGGCTGGAGTTCGGCATTGAAAGCTTCTGGGTCGCGTCGACGCTCGCCTATGGGTTGATCATGGCCTGCATCACCTTCATCGGAATCTTCATCTTCTGTCGACAGATCGTCCAGGTTTCACGGCCGTCGGCATGGTGGCTGTTCGCCTACTTCTTCGCTGTCGCCAGCACGTCCGTCAGCATCGCCGCGAAGACCTGCGTGCTCGCCATGCTGGCTGCAATGATGATGGTCCTTTTGCCACCGCGCCAAGGCGGCATGCGAACGTTCGTGTCGGGGCGCGCGCAGTGACCGAAGAGAAGCGGCGCGTCATCGTCGACCAGACCCATTGCGGCCGGCATGTCACCGGAATCGAGCGGATTACGCTGGAACTCTTTTCGGCCGAGGCTCTTGCGCCGTTTGACGCCAGGATTCTGCGTTCGCCCGACCGCAAGCGCATGATTTTCGATCAGATGATCTCGCTGCCGGTTGCGTCGTGGCGCGATCCGCGGGCGCTCGTCCTGTGTTCCGGATTCCCGCCAACGCCGGGACTCGCGCTGCGCGGCGATCGCGTCGTGACCTATATTCACGATCTCTTCCTGTTGACGCGCCCGCAAGACCTCAACTGGCGCGCAAAATTCTATATGGCGCCATCGCTGCGCTTTGCTCTCAAGCGCTTGCGCCGCTTTCTCGTCAATTCGGAAACAACGGGTGCTGAACTGCTGAAATTCGCGCGGCGCGATGCGGAGATCAGGCTCTATCGGCCGGAGGTTCGCAATGTTCTTGGACTTCCGTTCGTCGACCGATCGCAACGCGACAATAAATCAGGCCCGCGCTTTGTGGCGCTTGGCACCGTGGAGCCCCGGAAAAACCTGGCCGCCGCCGCCCGGATCGTCGCGGCGCTGCGCGCGAAGGGGTTTCCCGACGCGACGCTCGACATCGTCGGCCGCGATGGCTGGGGAGATGAGAGCGCGCGCTTGAAGCAGCTCGAAGGCGTGACGCTGCATGGTTATCTGCCGATCGAGCGCATCCGCGAGATCATGAGCGCGGCTGATCTGTTCATCTCGACGTCCCATGCGGAGGGGCTTGGGCTTCCGCTGCTTGAAGCGCAATATTCCGGCATTCCCGTCATCGCGCCGGATCAACCAGTGTTCCGTGAAGCGCTCGCCGAAAGCGGTTCCTTTATCTTTCCCGAGGACACGGAAAAGTCAGCCGACATGATTGCGTCCGTGATGCGGCGCGAGGGCTGGCGAGTTGCGTCGGCCACAGCGAGCCTCGCCAATATCGCGCGCTGGAACGAGACGGCGCGCGCCGACCACGCCGCTGTGATCGCGTGGCTCGAGGAACTTTCAGCGTCGCTCAAATAGCGCGGGCGGCGAACGCGTCGGCGATCGCACGCCAGGCGGGCTTGCGCGCGAGATCATCGTCGAAAGGCAATGGCCGCGCTGGCCGTCCGCGATTGGGCAGAGCCGGATCGCGCATGCCGCTGAACTTGTCGGCAAGCTGCCAGGTGATGACGATCTTGACCTCCGGCACGGCGAGCACATGGCGCAGGAATGAAGCGTAGCGCTCCGCCACCTGACGATCGCGCGTCGCGGGATCGTTCGCGAAGCTTGAGTCATCCACATCGAGTTCTGTGATGTAGATATCGAGTTTTCGCTGCGCGACACGGTGGAGAAATTCGGCGAAGGCTTCATCCGAATAATCGTATTGCGGCTTCAGATGTCCCTGGAATCCGACTGCGTCCAACGGCGCATCCTGGTCGCGCAGTTCGTCGATCAATGCGATGAAGGAACCGCGCACAGTTTTTCCGAAAGCGTCGTTCCGTTCGCAGAAGGCTTCGTTCAGCGTGATTTTAGCAGCGGGATCGAGGCGACGCGCCCGGCGCAGGGCTTGCGGCACATAGCTTGGCCCAAGAGCATCATACCAGGGGCCGCGGCGATAGTTGCGCGGCGCGCGATGGTCCGGCCAGAAGGGCTCGTTGACGACGTCCCATGAATGAAGCCGGCCCGCGTAGCGGGACACGGTCTCGTCAATATGCTTGTCGAAGAGAGCTTCGACCTCACGCCGCGAGAGGCCCTTCACCCAGGCCGGCATGTCATCATTCCAGATGAGCGTATGGCCGCGGACCTGAAGCCCGTTGGCGCGGGCGAAATCGACAAGCGCATCGCCGCCGGAATAATCGGCGATTGCGGGCCGGGCGCGGACGGCGCTGAACTTCAGCGCATAGTCCGTCGTGACGATCGACGTCTCCTTTACATAGAGAGCGCGATAGGCGTCGTCCCTGAAAATGTCGTCGGCAATGGATGCGCCGAAAAGAAGCTCGCGCGACTTCGCGATCGAAGCGAGCGTTGGGCCGCTGTTCGCGGTCGCAGCAAAAGCGGGAGAGGCGAGCGCAGCTAAACCGCCAGCGGCGCCGAATAATGTTTCGCGTCGGGACAGAAACGTCATGCCGTCTCCCGCTCATGCGCCGATTCGCAACGAACCGGCTCGATTTCTTCCTGCGCTGCAGGAGCGGCGCCGCTGGCGGGGGGGGCGCGACCTGTTGAAATTAACCATCGCGAAGGCGTCGCTTGCCTCGCGGGAGCTCGCGGCCGGGATTCTTGCAGTTCCGGCGGCATGTCGACGCTTCCGCTCTCAAATCGTCCCGATCTGGCACGGTCCATTCCGAAACCACGCATCCCCGCGCTGGCGCAGGTGGACGATCAGGTCATCAATGTCGCGAATCAGGAAGACGCCATCCGGTTCTGCATGCGTAGCCTGCGCGCCGGCCGAGGCTTCACCCTGTTCACGCTCAATCTCGATCATCTCGTGACCTTGCGGAGCGATCCGTCGTTTCGCGCGGTCTATGCCCGGGCGACGTTCGTGACGGCGGATGGCGCGCCGGTGGCGCGGCTCGCGCGCCGCTCCTATGCGCATGTCGAGCGAACGACAGGCGCCGATCTGGTGACGCCGCTCGCCGGCGCCGCGGCGTTCGAGCGGCTGCCGGTCTATCTCTTCGGCGCCAGCGAGGCGACGCTCAACAAGGCGGCCGAGAAGCTGAAGCAGCAATATCCCAACCTGATCATCGCGGGGATGGAAGCGCCGCCGCGCGGCTTTGATCCAATGGGCGAAGCCGCCGATCTCGCCGCGGATCGCATCGCCCGCTCCGGCGCGCGCATCTGCTTCGTCGCGCTCGGCGCGCCGAAGCAGGAATTTTTCGGCGACAGGATGGCGCAGCGTCATCCGCATATCGGCTGGCTCGGCATCGGCGCTGCGCTCGATTTCATCGCCGGCGAGAAGAGCCGCGCGCCACGCCTGCTTCAGCGCATCGGTCTGGAATGGTTCTGGCGATTGATGCAGGAGCCGCGGCGACTGGGGTTGCGCTATCTTCGTTGCGCGATGCTGCTTGCGAGGCTCTCACTGCACCATGAAGAAGCGCCCGTAGCGCCGGCGCGGATCGCAAGATGAACCATATTCTCTGTCTGATGCATCCGATGGATCCGCGGGGCGTCAAGCTTGGCGGCATCGAAACCCATGTGCGGCACCTGATCGCGCATCATCCCGAAGATATGCGGCTGGTGTTCGTCGGCGTCGATGAGCGCGGCGACTGCGCGATCGGCAAGCCGATCTCGATCGAGGCGTTTGGGCGCCGACTCGTGTTCCTGCCCGTGGCGCATGAGCCCGCTGACGGCATCAACCGGCCGGCGACGCACCTTTTCCGCTCGATCACATTGCGCACGGTCTTCGGGGCGCTGCGGCATTGGCGGACGATCCGTCGCCTGACGCGCGGCGCGCCTGCGAGCGCGCAGCTCCAGCGATTCGAATTTGCGCCGGTGGCGCGCGCGCTTGGGCTGCCGGCCGTGCAGGTCGTGCATGGCGAGGGCAGCAAGAAGGACAAGATGGATTCGCTGATCAAGCGATTCTGGTTCATGCATGCCGGCGCCGAGAAGCTTGCGCTGCGGCTTGCGCGACGCATCATGTGCGTCAATCCGGCGATCGTTGCGCGCATCGAGCAGGAATTTCCGATCGAAGCCTCCAAGACTGCGATGATGACAGTGTCGGTCGATCGCGATCTCTTCAAACCTCAGCCGTTCGATGTCGCGGATGACGTTTTTCGCATCATGTTCGCCGGGCGGCTCGATCAGTTCAAGGACCCGCCGCTGATGTTCCGCATCTTCGCGCGTTTGCATGAGCGGCTGAACGGCAAGTTCGAATTTCATTATGTCGGAACGAGCGATCCCGCCCGCTACGAAGAGTTCGCCGCGATCCGCGATTTCACCGTGCGGCATGGTTATCAGCAGTCCGACGGCGTGGCGCGCATCGCCGCGCGCTGCCATGCGGGCGTTCTCACCTCCTATTTCGAAGGTATGCCCTGTTACCTCCTGGAGATGCTTTCGGCGGGCCGTCCTTTCGCGGCGATTCGTCTGCCGCAATATGACCCGCTGATTGTCGATGGGATCAGCGGTCGGCTCGTCGAACGCGACGAGACAATCGAAATCTCGGAAACGGTCATGGCGGAAGCGTTCCTCGATGTCTGGAGCGGAATTCGCAAAGGTGAATATGAGCCGCAGCGGATTTCTGATCTGACCGAGCCCTATTCCATTCGCCGTCAGCTTGCGCAGCTCTTCGAGTGGCAGCGGACGATCGCGCGCCCGCCGGCGCCGCCGACAGCGAACGGCGCGTCGCCGGAGGCGGCCTGGAGCTGAGAGCGCCGACCGGCGATCATCTCTTCGCAGCTTCGGTGACTATCTGTTCGAACAAGGCGCTGTAGGCGTCGACAGCTTTCTCGATCGAGAAGTCTCGCGCGCGCCGCCGCCGTGGATCCGGGTCGCCAGGATCATCGAGCGCGGCGTCGATGGCGCTTGCAATTGCGTCTATATCGCCGACTGGCGCGATGCGCCCGCAAGCCGGGCCATTGATGATCTCCGCCGGGCCGCCGCAATCCGTCGCGATCACGGGCAGGCCATGTGACAGCGCCTCGACCACGACGTTCCCGAACGATTCCGTGCGTGACGTCAGCGCGAAGCATCGGGCCTGTCGATAGTGTTGCGCCACGTCGCGGGAGTGACCCGCAAGCTCGACGCGCCCGCCAAGTCCAAGCCGCGCAATTTCCGCCTCGAGTTTTGGTCGTTCCGCGCCTTCGCCGACGATGCGAAGACGCGCGTCGCCGCGGCGAATCCTGGCGAAGGCGGCGATGAGCGACGCGAAATCCTTCACCGGGGCCAGGCGCCCCACGGCGAGAATCAGCGGCGGCCGGTCTGCGAGTGGAGCGCCGCTGTCGGCTTCATCCGCGGCCATGAGAGCGACCGGATTGAAGATGCGAAGGCTGGTTCTATGCGAGGCGCCAAGGCGCCTGATGTGCGCAAGCAGCCCGTCGGACACGCAGACTGTGCGCGCGACGATCCGCGACAGCAGCGAAATCAGGACATAGCCGGCGCGGCTCAGCAATTGCGGCTCGGCGTCGAAATAGCCGTGATAGGAGATCACGGCGCGCGCGTTCCGGCCGGCCGCGAACGCCGCAAGCGCATGCTTGAGATTCGACGCCGCCAGCGCGGAAAATGAGATATCGGGGGCTTCGTCTTTGAGCAGCGCCTTAAGATTCCCGATGCTGTCGGCGTGTGAAGGTCCGATGTGGACGACGCGCACCCGAGGCGACAAAGGCGCGCCGGTATCCACTTCATGATCGACTGCGATGATCACCTCATCGCCGCGCTCGGCGAATCCCGACGCGAGCAAGGCAATGACGCGCTCGGCCCCGCCGGCTTCGAGCGCATGCGTATAGAACAGCAGCTTTCTGCGGGGCGGCTCGGCGATCACAATCCAGTTCTCGGTTTCATCAATTCCAAAAGGATCGCGTGCGTCGCAAATCGACTCATTCCTTAACGCTTGCAATTCAACATGCCCGCGCGGCGGCGTCCATCGCGCCCTCAAACAACCGTGCGAAGATGTATATCCAACTCCTTGTTGATCCGTTGCGCCTCTGGAGCTGGCACGCGGCGCTGGCGACTGACCTTCAGGCTGCCGGCCATCGCGTTTCTGTCAAGCTTGCGCCCACCGCAACGCACAAGGCCTTGCCGGCGGGCTATACGCTTCTCGAAGCGCTGGAGACAATGACCGCACGGGGCCGGCGGATTCGCTATGCGAAGCGCATAGCTCGCTCGGACATCGCGGTTAGCGATGCGTCGAACGATGAGGCTGCTGATCTGATCATCGACACAACCGGAACGGCGGCGCACGCGTCCGAGAGCGCGAATCGAATCGCGCTGACATTCGACGGCGGCGAGGAATCCGTCGCGATGATCGCTCTCTGCGAGGGAGCGCTTCCCACGCTCACATTGACGCGCGGCGATGGAACGCTGATCGCCAGCGCGACGCCTGCGATCGAGCGGCCGCTTTCGCTGACGCGGGCGCTCGATCATCTCTTCTCGCGGGCGCTGACGCTGTGTCGGAGTGCGCCGCGTTTTCTTCAGAAGAACGGAACGCCAGGAGTTGAGCCGGACATCGCGATGCGACGGAGCGCAAGCTTCTCACCCGTCGCCGCGAAGCTTGCGGCGCGCGCCATTGCCGCGCGACTTGCGGCTATGGTGAAGCAGGGGCCGCGCTGGCGCACGGGCTACCGCATCGCCGCCAGTGATCGCGTGATCGATCGCATGCAATGGCCGGCGTCTTCCTATTCGATGCTGAGCGATGACGGCGCGCGCTTCTACGCCGATCCTTTCCCGGTCTGGAGAGGCGGCGTCTGCCATGTCTTCATCGAGGAGTATCCGTTCGCGACAGGCAAGGGCGTGTTGAGCGTTTTCACGCTCGATAAGGAAGGGCGCGCCTCGACCGTGCGGCTGGCGCTGGAGCGGCCCTACCATCTCTCCTATCCCATGATCTTCGAGCGCAACGGCGCGACGTGGATGATTCCGGAGACGAGCAACGCGCGAACGATCGAGCTCTATCGCGCTGATCCCTTTCCCGATCGCTGGGTGTTCGAGCGGACTTTGGTGGAGAACGTGATTGCGTCGGATATGACGCTGCTCGAACATGGCGGCAAGCTCTGGCTGCTTGGCACGCTGGCTGAAGAAGGGGGCTCGACCTGGGACGGGCTCGGCGCCTTCGTCGCCGACGATCTCTTCGGCGCATGGCGCGCGCATCCCGCCAATCCCCTGCTGATCGACGCCTCCTGCGCGCGACCGGCGGGATTCGCGGCGTCAACCTCCGCAGGACTCGTGCGGCCGGTTCAGGACTGTCGCGCCCGCTACGGCGCTGGTCTGGCGCTCGCGCGCATCGACAGGCTCGACGAAGAAGGATTTGCGCAGACGGTCATCGCGCGCCTGCCGCCCGACGCGCGCTGGAAAGCGGTGGGCGCACATACGCTCAACGAATCCGAAGGCGTGGAGGTGGTCGACTGGATTTCGTGAGCGCGTGCGTCGCTCTCAGATCCGGTCCTTCACTTCGAAGCCATGCGCGAAGGGGTCGCGATCGTCGATGAAGATCGTGTTGTAACCGGTCTGCCGCGCCCAGCCTTCGATCGAAGGAATGATCGCCTCGTAGTTCCCGACTTTCGCGGCGGCCTCGACGCGTCCCTTGAAGATCGAACCGATGATGCTCTCGTGATTGAAGGCGTCGCCAACCTTCAGCTTGCCCAGCGCCGCCCACTGCGCCATGCGCGCGGATGTGCCTGTGCCGCAGGGCGATCTATCGATCGCCTTGTCGCCATAAAAGACTGCGTTGCGCGCATGCGCGTCCGGCTTCGTCGGCTTACCCGTCCACAGCACATGCGACAGGCCGCGGATCAGCGGATTATCGGGATGAACGAAGTCATACTTCGCGCGGAACGCCGCGCGCACGCGTGGGCTGAGCCGCAGAATGTCTGATGGCTGGATGTCAGCGATATCGGTGAAGACATCCTGTGGATCGACGATGGCGTAGAAATTCCCGCCATAAGCGACGTCAACCTTGAGTTCGCCAAGCCCCTCGACTTCGGCGGTCAGCCCGCGCGAATGCAGGAAAGAGGGCACATTGGTGATGCGAACGGAATCGATATAGGCGCCGTTCTGGACATAGGTCGCGACAACCTTGCCTGCGGGCGTGTCGATGTTGAGAACGCCCGGCGTCTTCGGCGAAACGAGTCCACGCTCCAGCGCCATCGTCACCGTGCCGATCGTGCCATGGCCGCACATGGGCAAACAGCCTGACGTCTCGATGAAGAGAGAGCCGATATCGCAATCTTCACGCGTCGGCGGATAGAGGATCGCGCCGGACATCATGTCATGGCCGCGCGGCTCGAACATCAGCCCGGTGCGAATCCAGTCGAACTCTGCGAGGAAATGCTCGCGGCGCTCGGCCATGGTCTTGCCTTCAAGACGCGGACCGCCGCCGGCGACCAGCCGCACGGGATTGCCGCAGGTATGTCCGTCGACGCAGAAGAAAGTGTGCGTGGCCATGATCAGAATCGCTGCGCGCTGAAAGGCGTGAGGTCGATGGATGTCGGCCGCCCGCCGACGAGTTCCGCAATCAGCCGCCCGGTCGCGGCTGATTGCGTGAGACCGTAATGACCGTGACCGAAGGCGTAAAGCACGGCGTTCGATGCGGTCGACTGGCCGATGACGGGAAGCGAATCCGGCAGCGACGGGCGATGCCCCATCCAGAGGCGACCGGTCTCGAAGGCGGGCGCGCCTTTGAGAAAGCGCGCGGCCTTGTCGTAGAGCGCGCGCGTGCGAGCATGGTTCGGCGGCGCGCTCAATCCGGCGAATTCGACGGCGCCGCCGATGCGAAGGCCCGACTCAAGCGGCGATGTGACGAAGCCGTGCCCTTCAAACGCGATCGGTCGCGAAATCAGGCCGGTGACGCCGGGAAAGCTGACATTGTAGCCGCGCTCGCTTTCGAGCGGGATCGCGTCGCCAAGCTGTTTTGCGATCTCGCGCGACCAGACGCCCGCGGCGAGAATGATGCGATCGGCGTCAAGCGTCGATCCATCGTCGAAGCGAAGGCG carries:
- a CDS encoding 4-hydroxyproline epimerase, with product MATHTFFCVDGHTCGNPVRLVAGGGPRLEGKTMAERREHFLAEFDWIRTGLMFEPRGHDMMSGAILYPPTREDCDIGSLFIETSGCLPMCGHGTIGTVTMALERGLVSPKTPGVLNIDTPAGKVVATYVQNGAYIDSVRITNVPSFLHSRGLTAEVEGLGELKVDVAYGGNFYAIVDPQDVFTDIADIQPSDILRLSPRVRAAFRAKYDFVHPDNPLIRGLSHVLWTGKPTKPDAHARNAVFYGDKAIDRSPCGTGTSARMAQWAALGKLKVGDAFNHESIIGSIFKGRVEAAAKVGNYEAIIPSIEGWARQTGYNTIFIDDRDPFAHGFEVKDRI
- a CDS encoding WecB/TagA/CpsF family glycosyltransferase → MSTLPLSNRPDLARSIPKPRIPALAQVDDQVINVANQEDAIRFCMRSLRAGRGFTLFTLNLDHLVTLRSDPSFRAVYARATFVTADGAPVARLARRSYAHVERTTGADLVTPLAGAAAFERLPVYLFGASEATLNKAAEKLKQQYPNLIIAGMEAPPRGFDPMGEAADLAADRIARSGARICFVALGAPKQEFFGDRMAQRHPHIGWLGIGAALDFIAGEKSRAPRLLQRIGLEWFWRLMQEPRRLGLRYLRCAMLLARLSLHHEEAPVAPARIAR
- a CDS encoding glucosamine inositolphosphorylceramide transferase family protein, with amino-acid sequence MYIQLLVDPLRLWSWHAALATDLQAAGHRVSVKLAPTATHKALPAGYTLLEALETMTARGRRIRYAKRIARSDIAVSDASNDEAADLIIDTTGTAAHASESANRIALTFDGGEESVAMIALCEGALPTLTLTRGDGTLIASATPAIERPLSLTRALDHLFSRALTLCRSAPRFLQKNGTPGVEPDIAMRRSASFSPVAAKLAARAIAARLAAMVKQGPRWRTGYRIAASDRVIDRMQWPASSYSMLSDDGARFYADPFPVWRGGVCHVFIEEYPFATGKGVLSVFTLDKEGRASTVRLALERPYHLSYPMIFERNGATWMIPETSNARTIELYRADPFPDRWVFERTLVENVIASDMTLLEHGGKLWLLGTLAEEGGSTWDGLGAFVADDLFGAWRAHPANPLLIDASCARPAGFAASTSAGLVRPVQDCRARYGAGLALARIDRLDEEGFAQTVIARLPPDARWKAVGAHTLNESEGVEVVDWIS
- a CDS encoding endo-1,4-beta-xylanase, translating into MTFLSRRETLFGAAGGLAALASPAFAATANSGPTLASIAKSRELLFGASIADDIFRDDAYRALYVKETSIVTTDYALKFSAVRARPAIADYSGGDALVDFARANGLQVRGHTLIWNDDMPAWVKGLSRREVEALFDKHIDETVSRYAGRLHSWDVVNEPFWPDHRAPRNYRRGPWYDALGPSYVPQALRRARRLDPAAKITLNEAFCERNDAFGKTVRGSFIALIDELRDQDAPLDAVGFQGHLKPQYDYSDEAFAEFLHRVAQRKLDIYITELDVDDSSFANDPATRDRQVAERYASFLRHVLAVPEVKIVITWQLADKFSGMRDPALPNRGRPARPLPFDDDLARKPAWRAIADAFAARAI
- a CDS encoding glycosyltransferase, giving the protein MNHILCLMHPMDPRGVKLGGIETHVRHLIAHHPEDMRLVFVGVDERGDCAIGKPISIEAFGRRLVFLPVAHEPADGINRPATHLFRSITLRTVFGALRHWRTIRRLTRGAPASAQLQRFEFAPVARALGLPAVQVVHGEGSKKDKMDSLIKRFWFMHAGAEKLALRLARRIMCVNPAIVARIEQEFPIEASKTAMMTVSVDRDLFKPQPFDVADDVFRIMFAGRLDQFKDPPLMFRIFARLHERLNGKFEFHYVGTSDPARYEEFAAIRDFTVRHGYQQSDGVARIAARCHAGVLTSYFEGMPCYLLEMLSAGRPFAAIRLPQYDPLIVDGISGRLVERDETIEISETVMAEAFLDVWSGIRKGEYEPQRISDLTEPYSIRRQLAQLFEWQRTIARPPAPPTANGASPEAAWS
- a CDS encoding glycosyltransferase, with product MIAEPPRRKLLFYTHALEAGGAERVIALLASGFAERGDEVIIAVDHEVDTGAPLSPRVRVVHIGPSHADSIGNLKALLKDEAPDISFSALAASNLKHALAAFAAGRNARAVISYHGYFDAEPQLLSRAGYVLISLLSRIVARTVCVSDGLLAHIRRLGASHRTSLRIFNPVALMAADEADSGAPLADRPPLILAVGRLAPVKDFASLIAAFARIRRGDARLRIVGEGAERPKLEAEIARLGLGGRVELAGHSRDVAQHYRQARCFALTSRTESFGNVVVEALSHGLPVIATDCGGPAEIINGPACGRIAPVGDIDAIASAIDAALDDPGDPDPRRRRARDFSIEKAVDAYSALFEQIVTEAAKR